One Rhodothermus bifroesti DNA window includes the following coding sequences:
- the hpf gene encoding ribosome hibernation-promoting factor, HPF/YfiA family, whose protein sequence is METPNIAFEYYSENHELTDALKAKVEQRIYKLAKKNRDITGVSVAVQQAERSQTPHAYRVRVVVYHRPENIAAVEVAPSVQEALLSALDSIERQVREHRRKLREQWKRS, encoded by the coding sequence ATGGAGACGCCCAACATTGCGTTTGAGTACTACAGCGAAAACCATGAACTGACCGACGCCCTCAAAGCAAAGGTCGAGCAACGCATTTACAAGTTGGCCAAAAAAAACCGCGACATTACCGGCGTTTCTGTGGCGGTGCAACAAGCAGAGCGGAGTCAAACGCCGCATGCTTACCGCGTGCGTGTTGTGGTATACCATCGACCGGAAAACATCGCGGCTGTCGAAGTCGCCCCTTCCGTGCAAGAAGCCCTGCTAAGTGCGCTGGATTCCATCGAGCGTCAGGTGCGGGAGCACCGCCGTAAACTTCGCGAGCAGTGGAAGCGGTCGTAA
- a CDS encoding carboxypeptidase M32: MHPALMALREHLGGIMDVRAAAALLEWDQETYMPPSAASVRAEQLSTLHRLAHEWFTSEKTGELLEAAAEVVRDWPADDLSVRLVRVVHEDYEKARRVPTKLVAELARTESQAREAWKQARAANRYDLFAPYLERLLVLQREKAAALGYPNHPYDALLDQYEPGMTTAEVQTLFEQLRKHLVPLLQALFEQPQPEDAFLRRYVEPDRQWTLNRRLLQALGFDLDRGRLDASVHPFSTGIAIADVRLTTRIHPNDFTSGLFATLHEAGHGLYEQGIDPALERTPLADGASLALHESQSRFWENVIGRGLPFWEYFYPQLQETLPDVLCDVPLEAFYRAINRVQPSLIRVEADEVTYNLHILLRFELEVALIEGSLSVQDLPIAWEEGMQRYLGLRPTTLRESVLQDIHWAQGAFGYFPTYTLGNLMAAQLFMALRTAFVELDDFVRQGTFFPILEWLRKHIHRYGRAWKAAVLLQWATGKPLQVEPWLQYVREKYQVLYPAASLAA, translated from the coding sequence ATGCATCCGGCCCTCATGGCATTGCGCGAACACCTGGGGGGCATTATGGACGTTCGCGCAGCGGCAGCTTTGCTGGAATGGGATCAGGAGACGTACATGCCGCCCAGTGCTGCCAGCGTTCGTGCCGAACAACTAAGCACGCTGCACCGCCTAGCTCACGAATGGTTCACCTCTGAAAAAACAGGGGAACTACTAGAAGCTGCTGCTGAAGTTGTGCGCGACTGGCCGGCTGACGATCTCAGCGTTCGTTTGGTGCGTGTTGTGCACGAAGACTATGAAAAGGCGCGGCGCGTGCCAACCAAACTGGTAGCCGAACTGGCACGCACCGAGTCGCAGGCTCGCGAAGCCTGGAAGCAAGCCCGCGCAGCAAATCGCTATGATCTCTTTGCGCCTTACTTAGAGCGCTTGCTGGTGCTCCAACGAGAAAAGGCCGCGGCGCTAGGGTACCCGAACCATCCCTACGATGCCTTGCTGGACCAGTATGAGCCTGGCATGACCACGGCCGAAGTGCAAACCCTCTTTGAGCAACTTCGAAAACACCTAGTGCCTCTTTTGCAGGCACTCTTCGAGCAGCCGCAACCCGAAGATGCCTTCCTGCGTCGATATGTAGAACCCGATCGGCAATGGACGCTGAATCGCAGGCTACTCCAAGCCTTGGGCTTTGATCTGGATCGTGGACGGCTAGACGCTTCCGTGCATCCTTTCAGCACAGGGATTGCTATTGCCGATGTACGGCTAACGACCCGTATTCATCCGAATGATTTCACCAGCGGCTTATTTGCTACACTACACGAAGCTGGGCATGGGCTCTATGAACAAGGCATCGACCCAGCATTGGAACGCACGCCATTGGCTGATGGCGCTTCGCTCGCGCTGCACGAGTCGCAATCCCGCTTCTGGGAAAACGTGATCGGTCGCGGTCTACCGTTTTGGGAATATTTCTATCCTCAGCTTCAGGAAACTTTACCGGATGTGCTCTGCGACGTGCCCTTAGAGGCTTTTTACCGCGCCATCAACCGCGTGCAACCTTCGCTGATCCGCGTAGAGGCCGACGAAGTGACCTATAACTTGCATATTTTGCTTCGTTTTGAGCTGGAGGTAGCCTTAATTGAAGGGAGCTTGTCCGTGCAGGATTTACCTATAGCCTGGGAGGAAGGTATGCAGCGCTACCTAGGGCTGCGCCCTACCACACTTCGAGAAAGCGTGTTGCAAGATATTCACTGGGCACAAGGAGCTTTTGGATACTTTCCAACCTATACTTTAGGTAACCTGATGGCTGCGCAGTTGTTTATGGCTCTTCGCACTGCATTCGTAGAGCTGGATGATTTTGTACGTCAAGGGACGTTTTTCCCCATTTTGGAATGGTTGCGCAAGCACATTCACCGCTACGGTCGCGCTTGGAAGGCGGCTGTCCTTTTACAGTGGGCTACAGGCAAGCCGCTCCAGGTGGAGCCGTGGTTGCAGTATGTGCGTGAAAAATACCAAGTGCTGTACCCTGCCGCATCCCTTGCGGCGTAA
- a CDS encoding polyprenol monophosphomannose synthase has translation MVTATAPQNDTLVIVPTYNEAQNVERLLTLLFALPCHVSALIVDDASPDGTAERVRALQLQHPNRLFLIERPGKLGLGSAYVTGFRFGLSRGFTYLVEMDADLSHNPEDLPRLLEPLRRNEADLVIGSRYIGGVRVMNWPLSRLILSYSASLYTRAITCLPVYDVTAGFKGYHRRVLEAIDLDRVRSNGYSFQIEMKYRAWRKGFRLLEVPIVFTERQEGSSKMSKAIVWEAAWKVWELRLRDLLGRL, from the coding sequence GTGGTTACGGCAACTGCTCCGCAAAACGACACGCTGGTCATCGTACCTACGTACAACGAAGCGCAAAACGTTGAACGCCTGCTTACGCTGCTCTTTGCGCTGCCTTGCCACGTTTCGGCACTCATTGTCGATGACGCTTCACCTGATGGAACGGCCGAACGCGTGCGTGCGCTTCAGCTTCAGCACCCCAACCGCCTGTTCTTGATCGAACGCCCAGGCAAACTGGGGCTGGGTTCGGCCTACGTCACGGGTTTCCGTTTTGGTCTAAGCCGTGGCTTTACCTATCTGGTTGAAATGGATGCCGATCTGTCTCATAACCCAGAGGATCTCCCGCGATTGCTCGAACCGCTGAGACGCAATGAGGCTGACCTGGTCATTGGCTCTCGTTACATTGGAGGAGTGCGCGTCATGAACTGGCCGCTTTCCCGGTTGATTCTCTCCTACAGCGCCAGTCTCTACACGCGCGCGATCACCTGCCTACCGGTTTACGACGTCACGGCCGGTTTTAAGGGCTATCACCGCCGCGTGCTCGAGGCAATCGACCTAGACCGCGTTCGCTCCAACGGCTACTCCTTTCAGATCGAAATGAAGTATCGTGCTTGGCGCAAGGGCTTTCGACTCCTGGAAGTGCCGATCGTTTTCACAGAACGCCAGGAAGGATCTTCCAAGATGAGCAAAGCGATTGTCTGGGAAGCCGCTTGGAAGGTATGGGAGCTGCGCTTGCGAGACCTGCTGGGCCGTCTTTAA
- a CDS encoding alkaline phosphatase D family protein: MRYLFSWIALLWLLARIAAAQIPATLPVAELLRAGPMNGYATQREVVVWLQTWAPAQVQLLYRQEDQPEDSARITPPYFTTPETDYTVHIPIGYLEPGQRYLYNVILNDTLLRLPYQPHFQTQPLWQWRTDPPTFTVAAVSCFYVNDPPYDRPGQPYGGDFELLTQLVQYQPDLMLWLGDNTYLREPDFGSPAMMSYRYAHTRSHPLLQALLATTHHYAIWDDHDYGPNDADRSYVFKGAALRLFQQYWANPTYGLPGVPGVFTQFSWGDVDFFLLDDRFYRSPNDAPEDTSKTMWGKAQLEWLIDALTSSRAPFKIVANGNQILNRYTRFESVAARFPQDYERLIGEIVRRRISGVVFLTGDRHHTELMRYQPEGFYPLYEITTSPLTAGPSTIQEENPLRLEGTLLQERNAVLLTFSGPRTDRVLTLRAIDARGTVRWTYTLRARELRPPER; encoded by the coding sequence ATGCGCTACCTATTTTCTTGGATTGCGCTCCTTTGGCTACTGGCCAGAATTGCCGCAGCGCAGATTCCCGCCACGTTACCCGTAGCCGAGCTGCTACGCGCTGGCCCCATGAACGGGTATGCCACGCAACGAGAAGTGGTCGTCTGGCTTCAAACGTGGGCGCCAGCACAGGTGCAGCTGCTCTACCGTCAAGAAGATCAGCCAGAAGACAGTGCGCGCATCACCCCACCCTACTTTACCACGCCTGAAACGGACTACACCGTACACATTCCTATCGGCTACCTCGAGCCTGGGCAGCGCTACCTTTACAACGTGATTCTCAACGACACCCTGCTACGCCTGCCCTACCAGCCACACTTTCAAACGCAGCCTCTTTGGCAATGGCGCACAGATCCCCCGACCTTCACAGTAGCTGCCGTTTCTTGCTTTTATGTAAACGATCCCCCTTACGATCGCCCAGGCCAGCCTTATGGCGGGGATTTTGAGCTGCTCACCCAGCTGGTGCAGTACCAGCCTGACTTGATGCTTTGGCTGGGCGACAACACGTATCTACGCGAACCCGACTTTGGCAGCCCCGCCATGATGTCTTACCGCTACGCCCATACCCGAAGCCACCCACTGCTGCAAGCACTGCTAGCGACAACCCACCACTATGCCATTTGGGACGACCACGACTATGGCCCGAACGACGCCGACCGCAGCTACGTGTTCAAAGGAGCGGCACTGCGCCTTTTTCAGCAGTACTGGGCCAACCCAACCTATGGACTGCCAGGCGTGCCTGGCGTGTTCACCCAGTTTAGCTGGGGGGACGTTGACTTTTTCCTGCTGGATGACCGGTTTTACCGTAGCCCTAACGACGCCCCAGAAGATACTTCCAAAACCATGTGGGGCAAAGCGCAGCTCGAGTGGCTCATCGATGCGCTCACCTCGAGCCGCGCACCTTTCAAGATCGTCGCCAATGGCAACCAGATTCTCAACCGCTATACCCGTTTTGAATCCGTAGCAGCGCGCTTTCCTCAGGACTATGAGCGGCTTATTGGAGAAATCGTCCGCCGTCGCATTAGTGGTGTTGTGTTTTTGACCGGCGATCGTCACCATACGGAACTGATGCGCTATCAGCCCGAGGGATTCTATCCCCTCTACGAGATCACCACCTCGCCGCTTACCGCTGGACCCTCAACCATCCAGGAAGAGAATCCGTTGCGCCTAGAGGGGACGCTTTTGCAGGAGCGCAATGCCGTGCTGCTTACGTTCTCTGGGCCGCGCACCGATCGGGTGCTGACGCTTCGTGCCATCGACGCCCGCGGTACCGTACGCTGGACTTATACCCTCCGCGCCCGGGAGCTACGCCCTCCAGAACGGTGA
- a CDS encoding pyruvate dehydrogenase complex E1 component subunit beta produces MAVMQFREAIRAAMIEEMERDERVFLIGEEVAQYDGAYKVSEGMLRRFGPKRVIDTPISEAGFAGLGIGAALNGLRPIVEFMTFNFSFVAFDQLVNNAAKIRYMSGGQFKLPIVFRGPNGAAGQLAATHSTSTESIYSYFPGLKVIAPSNPDDAKGLLKSAIRDDDPVIFLESELMYSLRGEVNEDPEYLIPIGKARIAREGEDVTIVAHSKSYWIALEVADRLAEEGYSAEVIDPRTIRPFDFDTVVQSVKKTNRCVIIDESNPFGSVSSEVAFQIQQRAFDYLDAPVLRVTAKDTPAPYAKNLIAYYMPSVEAAYEACKKVLYVD; encoded by the coding sequence ATGGCAGTAATGCAATTTCGTGAGGCCATCCGCGCGGCCATGATCGAAGAAATGGAGCGCGATGAGCGTGTCTTTTTGATTGGCGAAGAGGTGGCCCAGTATGACGGCGCTTACAAAGTCAGCGAAGGTATGCTGCGCCGCTTTGGCCCCAAACGGGTGATCGATACCCCAATCAGCGAGGCCGGTTTTGCAGGCCTAGGCATTGGAGCGGCACTGAATGGACTGCGCCCGATTGTCGAGTTTATGACGTTCAACTTCTCGTTTGTGGCTTTTGACCAGCTTGTCAATAACGCAGCTAAAATCCGTTACATGTCGGGCGGTCAGTTCAAGCTGCCTATTGTATTTCGGGGACCCAACGGCGCAGCCGGCCAGCTTGCCGCTACACACAGCACCTCGACTGAGTCCATCTATTCCTACTTTCCTGGCCTCAAGGTGATTGCTCCCTCCAACCCTGATGATGCCAAAGGCCTACTCAAATCAGCAATCCGGGACGACGACCCGGTCATTTTCTTAGAAAGCGAGCTTATGTACAGTCTGCGCGGGGAGGTTAACGAAGATCCTGAGTACTTAATTCCTATCGGGAAAGCGCGCATTGCCCGCGAAGGTGAAGATGTGACGATCGTGGCGCACTCGAAAAGCTATTGGATTGCGTTGGAAGTGGCCGATCGGTTAGCCGAAGAGGGCTATAGCGCCGAAGTGATCGATCCACGCACGATCCGGCCTTTCGATTTTGACACCGTAGTGCAATCGGTCAAAAAGACCAACCGGTGCGTCATTATCGACGAGAGCAACCCCTTTGGCAGCGTGTCTTCAGAAGTTGCCTTTCAGATCCAGCAGCGGGCTTTTGACTATCTGGATGCTCCGGTGCTGCGGGTAACCGCCAAAGACACCCCAGCACCGTATGCTAAAAACCTGATCGCCTACTACATGCCTAGTGTAGAGGCAGCTTACGAAGCCTGCAAGAAAGTGCTCTACGTCGACTAG
- the pdhA gene encoding pyruvate dehydrogenase (acetyl-transferring) E1 component subunit alpha, with protein MASEIKKKKATASAGVGQANGQVVDLQVPSKAIRVTHTFETYPAGVYTHEELGLTREQLLDIYRNMLLQRRFEERAAQMYGKQKIAGFLHLYIGQEAVSTGAVYAIRVGHDSVITAYRDHGIGLALGMTANECMAELFGKIDGCSRGKGGSMHYFKAEKKFFGGHGIVGGHVPLGVGIAFAHKYKEDGGVCLTFFGDGAMGQGSVHESMNLAAVYKLPIVFIIENNQYAMGTAVWRAFANPEFYRYAASYNMPGALVDGMDVFSVIKALRKHVAMAREFQPSVVEVRTYRYRGHSMSDPANYRTKEELEAKKKEDPIIRLKGYLLQHGLSSNEELDAIDEEVKAEVQASVEFAERSPLPPLETIYEDVYAQPDYPFLA; from the coding sequence ATGGCCAGTGAGATTAAAAAGAAAAAAGCGACAGCTTCGGCTGGGGTTGGGCAAGCAAATGGGCAGGTCGTTGACCTGCAGGTGCCATCGAAAGCGATTCGTGTGACGCACACCTTCGAGACGTATCCGGCCGGGGTCTATACGCATGAAGAGCTGGGACTCACTCGGGAGCAGCTGTTGGACATTTATCGCAACATGCTGCTTCAGCGCCGGTTTGAAGAGCGTGCGGCACAAATGTACGGCAAACAAAAGATTGCTGGCTTTTTGCATCTGTATATCGGTCAAGAGGCGGTTTCGACCGGTGCTGTATATGCGATTCGCGTTGGGCATGATTCGGTGATTACAGCCTATCGCGACCACGGTATAGGCTTGGCGCTGGGCATGACGGCCAACGAATGCATGGCTGAACTTTTTGGAAAGATCGATGGCTGCTCGCGGGGTAAAGGTGGCTCAATGCATTATTTCAAAGCAGAGAAGAAATTCTTTGGCGGGCACGGTATTGTAGGTGGGCACGTACCCCTAGGCGTTGGCATTGCCTTCGCACACAAGTATAAAGAGGATGGTGGGGTGTGCTTGACCTTCTTCGGCGATGGCGCCATGGGCCAAGGTTCGGTCCACGAATCGATGAACTTGGCCGCAGTCTACAAGCTGCCCATTGTATTTATTATCGAAAACAACCAGTACGCAATGGGGACAGCAGTCTGGCGTGCGTTTGCCAATCCGGAATTTTACCGCTATGCGGCCAGCTACAACATGCCTGGTGCGTTGGTGGACGGCATGGACGTCTTCAGCGTTATCAAAGCATTGCGCAAGCATGTGGCCATGGCCCGTGAATTTCAGCCCTCGGTTGTTGAGGTGCGTACTTATCGCTACCGTGGCCATTCAATGAGTGACCCTGCCAACTATCGCACCAAAGAAGAGCTAGAAGCCAAGAAAAAAGAAGACCCCATTATCCGGCTAAAGGGCTACTTGCTCCAGCACGGGCTTTCTAGCAATGAGGAGCTGGACGCCATCGATGAAGAGGTGAAGGCAGAGGTGCAGGCTTCGGTAGAATTTGCCGAGCGCAGCCCACTACCCCCGCTGGAGACCATTTACGAGGACGTCTACGCCCAGCCGGATTATCCTTTCCTGGCTTAA
- a CDS encoding metallophosphoesterase family protein, with protein MRMRLLHLSDLHFGRLASQTIVADLLAEARRQAPDLVVVSGDLTQRARPRQFQAARAFLEALPAPWLVVPGNHDVYPWWRPLSRLWRSLARYRHYITQSLRPSWVTDTIALLGLNTAHGATIKGGRLTTEDLTYLQTFFAAAPPQALRILVIHHHLVHLQDIGPHDVVRDARQALEAVAQAGIHVILCGHLHIAHVAPVLLQPQWQLLVVSAGTATSSRGRGPHRHQNFYNLLEVTPQTLRIETYRYHPEARTFTLTQTQTFERQGAQLLLETAQTG; from the coding sequence ATGCGTATGCGGCTACTGCACCTTTCGGATCTGCATTTTGGGCGCTTGGCTTCCCAGACCATTGTAGCCGATCTGCTGGCAGAAGCGCGTCGCCAGGCGCCGGATTTGGTCGTGGTTAGTGGAGACCTGACGCAGCGCGCGCGGCCTCGCCAGTTTCAAGCCGCGCGCGCTTTCTTGGAGGCCCTACCAGCTCCCTGGCTGGTGGTTCCTGGCAACCACGATGTGTATCCCTGGTGGCGACCCTTAAGCCGCCTGTGGCGCTCTCTGGCACGCTACCGTCACTACATCACGCAATCGCTGCGCCCCTCATGGGTAACGGATACCATAGCGCTGCTGGGGCTGAATACCGCGCATGGGGCTACCATCAAGGGTGGGCGTTTAACAACAGAGGATCTGACGTATTTGCAAACCTTTTTTGCTGCTGCACCACCTCAGGCGCTGCGCATACTGGTGATCCACCATCATCTGGTTCACCTCCAAGACATCGGGCCTCACGACGTGGTGCGCGATGCGCGTCAAGCACTGGAGGCTGTTGCCCAGGCCGGTATCCACGTCATCCTGTGTGGCCACTTGCATATCGCTCATGTAGCCCCTGTTCTTCTACAGCCGCAATGGCAGCTGCTCGTTGTCAGTGCCGGCACGGCTACCAGCAGCCGAGGACGCGGTCCACACCGCCATCAAAATTTCTACAACCTGCTCGAGGTTACGCCCCAAACCCTCCGCATCGAAACCTATCGGTATCATCCCGAAGCCCGAACGTTTACCCTGACGCAAACCCAAACCTTCGAAAGACAAGGAGCCCAGCTGCTTTTGGAAACAGCACAGACTGGCTAA
- the icd gene encoding NADP-dependent isocitrate dehydrogenase — MTQLVSTERPTFEHLTPPSEGARIQKRADGTLDVPNHPIIPFIEGDGTGPDIWRAARMVFDAAVEKAYAGQRKIVWFEVFAGEKALQQLGTWLPEDTLKAIDYYLVAIKGPLTTPVGGGIRSLNVALRQQLDLYACVRPVRYFQGVPSPVKHPELVDMVIFRENSEDVYAGIEYQAGTPEAQKLIRFLQEELGVTKIRFPETSGIGIKPISRDGTRRLVRAAIRYAIENGRKSVTLVHKGNIMKFTEGAFREWGYELAREAFGAQPLDGGPWHVIEHNGRSIVVKDVIADAFLQQILTRPEEYDVIATMNLNGDYISDALAAQVGGIGIAPGANINYETGHAVFEATHGTAPKYAGQDKVNPSSVILSGEMMLRYLGWHEAADLILRGIERTIAQKRVTYDFHRLMEGATLLRTSEFGQAIVENMD, encoded by the coding sequence ATGACACAACTTGTATCTACCGAAAGGCCTACCTTTGAACACTTAACGCCCCCCAGCGAGGGAGCGCGTATCCAGAAACGTGCAGATGGCACCTTAGACGTGCCTAACCATCCAATCATTCCGTTTATCGAAGGCGATGGCACTGGCCCTGACATTTGGCGGGCTGCCCGGATGGTCTTCGATGCCGCAGTGGAAAAGGCGTATGCGGGACAGCGCAAGATCGTCTGGTTTGAGGTTTTTGCAGGCGAAAAGGCGCTGCAGCAGCTGGGCACCTGGTTGCCTGAGGATACGCTTAAAGCAATCGATTACTATCTGGTTGCCATTAAAGGACCGCTAACGACACCCGTAGGCGGCGGCATTCGCTCGCTTAACGTAGCCCTGCGTCAGCAGCTGGACCTGTACGCTTGCGTGCGGCCAGTGCGGTACTTTCAAGGAGTGCCCTCGCCCGTCAAACATCCTGAGCTGGTCGATATGGTTATCTTCCGAGAAAACTCGGAAGACGTCTATGCGGGCATCGAGTACCAAGCCGGCACGCCCGAAGCCCAAAAGCTCATCCGCTTTCTTCAGGAAGAGCTGGGGGTAACCAAGATTCGTTTTCCTGAAACCAGCGGCATTGGGATTAAGCCGATCTCCCGCGATGGAACGCGCCGCCTGGTCCGCGCAGCGATTCGCTATGCCATCGAAAACGGACGTAAAAGCGTCACGCTGGTACACAAAGGCAACATCATGAAGTTTACTGAAGGGGCTTTCCGTGAGTGGGGCTATGAACTGGCACGCGAAGCCTTTGGCGCCCAACCCCTCGACGGTGGCCCCTGGCACGTCATCGAGCACAACGGGCGTTCTATTGTGGTCAAAGATGTCATTGCCGATGCTTTTCTGCAGCAGATTCTAACGCGCCCGGAAGAGTACGACGTGATTGCTACAATGAACCTCAATGGCGACTATATTTCCGATGCCCTGGCTGCTCAGGTGGGAGGCATCGGCATTGCACCGGGTGCCAACATTAACTACGAAACCGGGCACGCTGTCTTTGAAGCCACCCATGGTACCGCGCCAAAGTATGCCGGACAAGATAAAGTCAACCCGAGCTCGGTAATTCTCTCTGGCGAAATGATGCTGCGCTACCTAGGTTGGCACGAAGCGGCTGATTTGATCCTTCGTGGCATCGAACGCACCATTGCCCAAAAGCGGGTCACGTACGACTTTCACCGCCTCATGGAAGGCGCCACGCTGCTCCGCACCAGTGAGTTCGGTCAAGCTATCGTAGAGAACATGGACTAA
- a CDS encoding pyruvate dehydrogenase complex dihydrolipoamide acetyltransferase, with product MAIPIEMPKMSDTMEEGVVVAWLVEEGQRVSAGDVIAQVETDKATMDLEVYDDGVLLKKVVQEGESVPIGGLIAVLGKEGEDISGLLARYQKRTAPSPVAKPETVEAVPAQTGDGASAAVSASEGEAAEARIKASPLARKLAKEYGLELRTIQGSGPEGRIVRRDIEAVLARQRPPAEAAPTPAVEAAPAPPPAAAPAPSLPYEAIPLTSMRRTIARRLSQSKFTAPHFYLTVDVDVEKAVAFREQLNALAEAQGRPKISFNDLITKACALALRQHPEINASYFEQEGEIRRWKEIHIGIAVALEEGLVTPVVRNADQKGLGQIAEETQALAEKARQRKLQPQEMEGATFTTSNLGMFGIESFTAIINPPNACILAIGAIREVPVVKDGAVVPGKRMQLTLSCDHRIVDGATGARFLKTVQRYLEEPLNLLL from the coding sequence ATGGCTATACCTATTGAAATGCCCAAAATGAGTGACACCATGGAGGAGGGGGTGGTGGTCGCGTGGTTGGTCGAAGAGGGCCAGCGTGTGTCGGCAGGCGATGTCATTGCTCAAGTAGAAACCGATAAAGCCACGATGGACCTCGAGGTGTACGACGACGGGGTTCTGCTCAAAAAAGTGGTTCAAGAAGGGGAATCGGTTCCCATTGGCGGGCTCATTGCGGTCTTAGGTAAGGAGGGGGAAGATATTTCAGGGCTTTTAGCGCGCTACCAGAAGCGGACTGCGCCATCTCCAGTAGCAAAGCCAGAGACTGTCGAAGCGGTGCCTGCACAAACGGGCGATGGGGCTTCGGCAGCGGTATCAGCCTCTGAAGGTGAAGCTGCGGAAGCGCGCATTAAAGCTTCGCCGCTAGCGCGCAAACTGGCCAAAGAGTATGGACTAGAGCTGCGCACGATTCAGGGAAGCGGCCCTGAAGGGCGGATTGTGCGGCGCGACATCGAGGCCGTGTTGGCCCGGCAGCGCCCTCCTGCAGAAGCTGCACCCACGCCCGCTGTCGAAGCCGCACCCGCGCCGCCACCAGCAGCGGCCCCGGCACCCTCGTTGCCTTATGAGGCAATTCCGCTCACTTCCATGCGGCGCACCATCGCCCGTCGGCTATCGCAAAGCAAGTTTACCGCTCCTCATTTTTACTTGACCGTTGATGTCGACGTTGAAAAAGCTGTTGCCTTCCGTGAGCAACTGAATGCGTTGGCTGAGGCTCAAGGACGCCCCAAGATTTCTTTCAACGACCTTATCACCAAAGCCTGCGCTTTGGCGCTGCGGCAGCATCCGGAAATCAACGCCTCGTATTTTGAACAGGAGGGTGAAATCCGGCGCTGGAAAGAAATCCACATCGGTATTGCTGTGGCCCTTGAGGAAGGACTTGTGACGCCGGTGGTGCGGAACGCCGACCAAAAAGGGCTGGGGCAAATTGCCGAAGAGACGCAAGCACTGGCTGAAAAAGCCCGGCAGCGTAAGCTTCAGCCTCAGGAAATGGAAGGCGCCACCTTTACAACGAGTAACCTGGGCATGTTTGGCATTGAGTCCTTTACGGCCATCATTAATCCGCCCAATGCCTGCATCCTGGCCATTGGCGCTATCCGGGAAGTACCCGTGGTCAAAGATGGCGCTGTCGTGCCCGGCAAGCGCATGCAGCTGACGCTTTCGTGCGATCACCGCATTGTCGATGGTGCCACCGGTGCACGCTTTCTCAAAACTGTGCAACGCTACCTGGAGGAACCCTTAAACCTCCTGCTCTAA